In the genome of Gemmatimonadetes bacterium SCN 70-22, one region contains:
- a CDS encoding acetyl-CoA acetyltransferase, producing MSDTSRIPVIVGAARTPIGKYLGSLASLSAPELGAIAIREALKRSGVAADQVDEVIMGHVLQGGTGQAPARQALLRSGIPSSVSAVTINKVCGSGIKSVMLAAQSIKAGDNQVVVAGGQESMSNAPHYLYNHRGGVKIGDQTLVDGMIKDGLWCASCDTHMGGHAEYTARKAAITRQRQDEFAVQSHLKAAAAQEAGKFAAEIVPVEIPGRKGPTIVSVDEGPRKDSTVEALGKLRPAFPSQDGGDLTVTAGNASSLNDGGAAVVVTSEAFARANALPILARIDAYATGAVDPQELFFAPVHAVGNLMKKQGTTINDYDLIEANEAFASQALADGDALGWDWDRVNVNGGAIALGHPIGASGTRLLVTILHALADRGKVTGLVTLCLGGGDAVALSVSRVG from the coding sequence ATGTCCGATACATCGCGCATTCCCGTCATCGTCGGCGCCGCGCGGACGCCGATCGGCAAGTACCTCGGCTCCCTGGCCTCGCTCAGTGCCCCGGAACTCGGGGCGATCGCCATCCGCGAGGCGCTCAAGCGTTCCGGCGTCGCCGCTGACCAGGTCGACGAAGTCATCATGGGGCACGTGCTCCAGGGGGGGACCGGGCAGGCGCCGGCACGTCAGGCCCTCCTTCGTTCGGGAATCCCGTCGTCGGTCTCGGCCGTCACCATCAACAAGGTGTGCGGCTCGGGGATCAAGTCGGTGATGCTCGCCGCGCAGTCCATCAAGGCCGGTGACAACCAGGTGGTGGTGGCGGGGGGGCAGGAGTCGATGTCGAACGCCCCGCACTATCTCTACAACCACCGCGGTGGCGTGAAGATCGGTGACCAGACGCTGGTCGACGGGATGATCAAGGACGGGCTGTGGTGCGCTTCCTGCGACACGCACATGGGCGGGCACGCCGAGTACACGGCGCGCAAGGCGGCCATCACGCGCCAGCGGCAGGACGAGTTCGCAGTGCAGTCGCACCTCAAGGCGGCAGCGGCGCAGGAGGCGGGGAAGTTCGCCGCCGAGATCGTCCCGGTGGAGATTCCCGGCCGCAAGGGGCCGACCATCGTCAGCGTGGACGAGGGGCCGCGCAAGGACTCGACGGTCGAGGCGTTAGGCAAGCTGCGCCCCGCCTTCCCGTCGCAGGACGGCGGCGACCTCACGGTCACGGCGGGGAACGCCTCGTCGCTCAACGACGGCGGAGCCGCCGTGGTGGTGACGTCCGAGGCCTTCGCGCGCGCCAACGCCCTCCCGATCCTCGCCCGCATCGATGCCTATGCGACCGGCGCCGTGGACCCGCAGGAGCTGTTCTTCGCCCCGGTCCACGCGGTGGGGAACCTGATGAAGAAGCAGGGGACCACCATCAACGACTACGACCTGATCGAGGCCAATGAGGCCTTTGCATCGCAGGCGCTGGCCGATGGCGACGCCCTGGGCTGGGACTGGGATCGCGTCAACGTCAACGGCGGCGCGATCGCCCTCGGGCACCCGATCGGCGCGAGCGGGACGCGGCTGCTGGTGACGATCCTTCACGCGCTGGCGGACCGCGGCAAGGTGACCGGGCTGGTGACGCTCTGCCTGGGCGGCGGCGACGCGGTGGCGCTCTCGGTCTCCCGCGTCGGCTGA
- a CDS encoding valine--tRNA ligase, protein MSTNEFPSQYDHAATERALYERWQEAGVFTAQPERSRRAGGTRDPFTIVIPPPNVTAVLHMGHGLNNTVQDVVMRWRRMSGDEALWIPGTDHAGIATQNVVEKQLAKEGKTRFDVGREPFVARTAAYVEETGGTILAQLRAIGASADWTRTAYTLSPQLSRAVREAFVRLFERGLIYRGHRVIHWCPRCLTSLSDEEAEHHESSGKLYHISYPITAANVAEEPRFIVVATTRPETLLGDVAVAVNPNDDRYKDLIGRTVKLPIADVEIPIIADDYTDPAFGSGAVKITPAHDANDFEVGQRHSLAMPVILTPTGELREVMDAGGRVPEDLTGMDRFAARDEIVRRLEALGRLVKVEPHQHAIRRCYRCDTVVEPRLSEQWFVKMKPLAEPALRAVREREVRILPERWEAVYINWLEGIRDWNISRQLWWGHRIPVWYCDGCGKVTASREDVTHCPACSGPVRQDEDVLDTWFSSGLWPFSTLGWPDDTADLKAFYPTDMLVTAPEILFFWVARMIMTGYAFMGEAPFHTVYLHGTVRDTNHVKMSKSLGNGIDPLDVVKLYGADALRYTVVAGMGLGADTILDPKDLERSFAPGRNFVTKLWNIGRFLLTNVGDDEVLPIDAIPPGDFTRADRWILGRLDAAIDACNTALGPARPDAGRWREEQRFAGLRLNEYAEAARSFVWSELADWYLESVKGRLTAPGEDRETARAVLVHAFDQALRLLHPIVPFVTEALWQRLPGHVNRTFLAVAPWPTALQLAGESSEFERVIEAVVAIRQLRGEYGIAPGKQLAGFVIPAAASGALFATEGALIERLTRCAVTVADASPAGAAAHQVLSDGTEIVLPLAGAIDLDKECARLKGELEGLEKQLTGLRSRLQNENFVARAKPEVVEAERRKEQEWSARREQLAAKVGSLCGS, encoded by the coding sequence ATGTCGACCAACGAATTCCCCTCGCAATACGACCACGCCGCCACCGAGCGCGCCCTGTACGAGCGCTGGCAGGAGGCGGGGGTCTTCACGGCGCAGCCCGAACGCTCCCGACGCGCCGGCGGCACGCGCGATCCCTTCACGATCGTCATCCCCCCGCCCAACGTGACCGCCGTCCTCCACATGGGGCACGGGCTCAACAACACCGTGCAGGACGTGGTGATGCGCTGGCGCCGGATGAGCGGAGACGAGGCGCTGTGGATCCCGGGGACCGACCACGCCGGGATCGCGACACAGAACGTCGTCGAGAAGCAGCTGGCCAAGGAGGGGAAGACACGCTTCGACGTCGGACGCGAGCCGTTCGTGGCGCGCACCGCTGCGTACGTGGAAGAGACGGGGGGGACCATCCTGGCCCAGCTGCGCGCCATCGGGGCGTCGGCCGACTGGACCCGAACGGCCTACACCCTCTCGCCCCAGCTGTCGCGCGCCGTGCGCGAGGCCTTCGTGCGCCTGTTCGAGCGCGGGCTCATCTACCGAGGCCATCGCGTCATCCACTGGTGCCCGCGCTGCCTGACGTCGCTCTCCGACGAGGAGGCCGAGCACCACGAGAGCAGCGGGAAGCTGTACCACATCAGCTATCCCATCACCGCGGCCAACGTCGCCGAGGAGCCACGATTCATCGTCGTGGCCACCACACGCCCCGAGACGCTGCTGGGTGACGTGGCGGTGGCGGTGAACCCCAACGACGACCGCTACAAGGATCTCATCGGGCGCACCGTGAAGCTCCCGATTGCCGACGTCGAGATCCCGATCATCGCCGACGACTACACCGATCCTGCGTTCGGATCGGGGGCGGTGAAGATCACGCCGGCACACGACGCCAACGACTTCGAGGTGGGGCAGCGTCACAGCCTGGCGATGCCGGTCATCCTCACGCCGACCGGCGAGCTCCGCGAGGTGATGGATGCCGGCGGGCGCGTCCCCGAGGACCTGACGGGGATGGATCGCTTCGCGGCACGCGACGAGATCGTGCGCCGCCTCGAGGCGCTCGGACGCCTGGTGAAGGTCGAGCCGCACCAGCATGCGATCCGTCGCTGCTACCGCTGCGACACGGTGGTCGAGCCTCGCCTGTCGGAACAGTGGTTCGTCAAGATGAAGCCGCTCGCCGAGCCCGCCCTGCGGGCGGTGCGCGAGCGGGAGGTCCGCATCCTCCCCGAGCGCTGGGAAGCGGTCTACATCAACTGGCTGGAGGGGATCCGGGACTGGAACATCTCACGGCAGCTGTGGTGGGGGCATCGCATCCCCGTCTGGTACTGCGACGGGTGTGGCAAGGTGACCGCCTCGCGCGAGGACGTGACGCACTGCCCCGCCTGCTCGGGACCGGTGCGGCAGGACGAGGACGTCCTGGATACCTGGTTCTCGTCGGGACTCTGGCCGTTCTCGACGCTGGGATGGCCCGACGACACCGCCGACCTCAAGGCGTTCTACCCCACCGACATGCTCGTCACCGCCCCGGAGATCCTCTTCTTCTGGGTGGCCCGCATGATCATGACCGGCTACGCCTTCATGGGTGAGGCACCGTTCCACACGGTGTACCTGCATGGGACGGTGCGCGACACCAACCACGTGAAGATGTCCAAGTCGCTGGGGAACGGGATCGACCCTCTCGACGTGGTGAAGCTCTACGGGGCCGATGCGCTGCGCTACACGGTCGTGGCGGGGATGGGGCTCGGGGCCGACACGATCCTCGATCCGAAGGACCTGGAGCGCTCGTTCGCCCCGGGGCGCAACTTCGTCACCAAGCTCTGGAACATCGGACGCTTCCTCCTGACCAACGTGGGGGACGACGAGGTCCTTCCGATCGACGCGATCCCTCCCGGCGACTTCACGCGAGCCGACCGCTGGATCCTCGGCCGGCTCGACGCCGCGATCGACGCATGCAACACGGCGTTGGGGCCCGCGCGCCCGGATGCGGGGCGCTGGCGCGAAGAGCAACGCTTCGCCGGGCTGCGCCTCAACGAATACGCCGAGGCGGCGCGCAGCTTCGTCTGGAGCGAGCTCGCGGACTGGTACCTGGAATCGGTGAAGGGACGCCTGACGGCCCCCGGCGAGGATCGCGAGACGGCCCGCGCCGTCCTGGTGCACGCCTTCGACCAGGCGCTCCGCCTCCTCCACCCCATCGTCCCCTTCGTGACCGAGGCGCTCTGGCAGCGCCTCCCGGGGCACGTGAACCGGACGTTCCTGGCGGTGGCGCCCTGGCCCACCGCACTCCAGCTCGCCGGGGAATCGAGCGAGTTCGAGCGGGTCATCGAGGCGGTCGTCGCCATCCGCCAACTGCGCGGCGAGTACGGCATCGCCCCGGGAAAGCAGCTCGCCGGCTTCGTCATCCCCGCCGCCGCTTCCGGCGCCCTGTTCGCGACCGAGGGGGCGCTCATCGAGCGCCTGACCCGCTGCGCCGTGACGGTGGCCGACGCCTCGCCGGCCGGGGCAGCGGCACACCAGGTCCTCTCCGATGGTACTGAGATCGTGCTCCCGCTGGCGGGAGCCATCGACCTCGACAAGGAATGCGCGCGACTCAAGGGAGAATTGGAAGGATTGGAGAAGCAGCTCACGGGGCTGCGTTCCCGCCTGCAGAACGAGAACTTCGTGGCTCGCGCCAAGCCGGAGGTGGTGGAGGCGGAACGACGGAAGGAGCAGGAGTGGAGCGCACGCCGCGAGCAGCTGGCGGCCAAGGTGGGGTCGTTGTGCGGCAGCTAG
- a CDS encoding threonine--tRNA ligase, whose protein sequence is MSALLTLTLPNGDTREVPAGTLPRDVVASIGPRLLSAAVAVSVDGEVQDLMTPLRRAGAFRVLTEKDPESLQVLRHSGAHILATAVRRLRPEAKIGFGPAIDDGFYYDFEVEKPFTPEDLEAFEAEMRKVVAEKYPFVRAEVNIDEARQHFADDPLKLERIDDLPTGEIISTYTDGPFIDLCRGPHVPDTSYLRHFKLLSTAGAYWRGDERRQMLQRIYATAFWKKEDLEQHLFRIEEAKRRDHRVVGKALDLFLFHPYAPGAAFWTERGTTIVNTINEYLRELQRDDYKEIKTPLLYNKGLWETSGHWGKYRENMFLVLNNESGEHDMSLKPMNCPSHYVLYNSKKHSYRELPLRYNTYDVLHRNEITGALSGLTRVRQFQQDDCHIFLMESQIPEEVHRLLHFILGYYRTFGLTATLKFATRPEVRIGTDAMWDRAEAALQAALDSTGLPYEFKPGDGAFYGPKIDFDVTDSLGRAWQLGTIQLDYAAPERFDMTYVGEDNTVHRPVVIHRAVSGSFERFMAILIEHFAGAFPVWLAPEQVRILPITDDLAPQAAEVTARLRGAGIRATMDAHNDTLNYRIREAELLKIPYMAVLGKREAEQGTLAVRARGQGKKQDIVGVDAFIARVQEEIRTRALGA, encoded by the coding sequence ATGTCCGCACTGCTGACCCTGACCCTTCCCAACGGCGATACCCGCGAAGTCCCAGCCGGCACGCTTCCGCGCGATGTGGTGGCCTCCATCGGTCCGCGACTCCTGAGCGCGGCGGTGGCGGTTTCCGTCGACGGCGAGGTACAGGATCTCATGACCCCCCTGCGGCGCGCGGGGGCGTTCCGGGTCCTGACGGAGAAGGATCCGGAGTCGCTGCAGGTGCTACGGCACTCCGGGGCGCACATCCTCGCCACGGCGGTGCGGCGGCTGCGCCCCGAGGCGAAGATCGGCTTCGGCCCGGCCATCGACGACGGTTTCTACTATGACTTCGAGGTCGAGAAGCCCTTCACCCCCGAGGACCTCGAGGCCTTCGAGGCGGAGATGCGGAAGGTCGTGGCCGAGAAGTACCCGTTCGTCCGCGCCGAGGTGAACATCGACGAGGCGCGGCAGCACTTCGCCGACGACCCGCTCAAGCTGGAGCGCATCGACGACCTCCCGACCGGCGAGATCATCTCCACCTATACCGACGGCCCGTTCATCGACCTCTGCCGCGGCCCCCACGTGCCCGATACGTCGTACCTCAGGCACTTCAAGTTGCTGAGCACGGCGGGGGCATACTGGCGCGGCGACGAGCGGCGGCAGATGCTGCAGCGCATCTACGCGACGGCGTTCTGGAAGAAGGAGGATCTCGAGCAGCACCTGTTCCGCATCGAGGAGGCGAAGCGGCGCGACCACCGCGTGGTGGGGAAGGCGCTGGACCTCTTCCTGTTCCACCCCTACGCGCCGGGGGCGGCCTTCTGGACCGAGCGCGGGACGACGATCGTCAACACGATCAACGAGTACCTCCGCGAGCTGCAACGGGACGACTACAAGGAGATCAAGACCCCGCTGCTGTACAACAAGGGGCTGTGGGAGACCTCCGGCCACTGGGGGAAGTACCGCGAGAACATGTTCCTCGTCCTGAACAACGAGTCGGGCGAGCACGACATGTCGCTCAAGCCGATGAACTGCCCCTCGCACTACGTCCTGTACAACAGCAAGAAGCACTCGTACCGCGAGCTCCCGCTCCGCTACAACACGTACGACGTGCTGCACCGCAACGAGATCACCGGCGCGCTGTCGGGGCTCACGCGCGTGCGCCAGTTCCAGCAGGACGACTGCCACATCTTCCTCATGGAGTCCCAGATCCCGGAGGAGGTGCACCGCCTGCTGCATTTCATCCTTGGCTACTACCGCACCTTCGGGCTCACGGCCACGCTCAAGTTCGCCACCCGCCCCGAGGTGCGGATCGGGACGGACGCGATGTGGGACCGTGCCGAGGCGGCGCTGCAGGCGGCCCTCGACTCGACGGGGCTCCCCTACGAGTTCAAGCCGGGGGATGGCGCGTTCTACGGCCCCAAGATCGACTTCGACGTCACCGACTCGCTGGGGCGGGCGTGGCAGCTGGGGACGATCCAGCTCGACTACGCCGCGCCGGAGCGCTTCGACATGACCTACGTCGGCGAGGACAATACGGTGCACCGCCCGGTCGTGATCCACCGCGCGGTGAGCGGCTCGTTCGAGCGCTTCATGGCGATCCTCATCGAGCACTTCGCCGGCGCCTTCCCCGTCTGGCTCGCGCCGGAGCAGGTGCGCATCCTCCCCATCACCGACGACCTCGCCCCGCAGGCGGCGGAGGTGACGGCCAGGCTGCGGGGCGCCGGCATCCGCGCCACGATGGACGCGCACAACGACACGCTCAACTACCGCATTCGCGAGGCCGAGCTCCTGAAGATCCCGTACATGGCCGTTCTCGGGAAGCGCGAGGCGGAGCAGGGGACGCTCGCCGTGCGCGCCCGCGGGCAGGGGAAGAAGCAGGACATCGTCGGCGTGGATGCCTTCATTGCCCGGGTGCAGGAGGAGATCCGGACGCGGGCTCTCGGCGCCTAG
- a CDS encoding phosphoribosylglycinamide formyltransferase, whose amino-acid sequence MHKRIAVLASGGGSNLQSILQHFATLGEERPGDVVLVASDRGAAGALERGRAAGVTAVAMDKALRTSGLLSLLQEHAIDLVVLAGYLRFVPAEVTRAFRGRMVNIHPALLPAFGGEGMYGHHVHEAVIARGARVTGATVHFVDEVYDHGPIIAQWPVPVFPHDTAAALAQRVLEVEHALYPRVVQHVASGDISLGDDGRVVGGEGRVAPSRFALSDTPGATVEGIRAILG is encoded by the coding sequence ATGCACAAGCGGATCGCGGTGCTCGCCTCCGGGGGCGGGTCGAACCTCCAGTCCATCCTGCAGCACTTCGCGACCCTGGGCGAGGAGCGCCCGGGCGATGTCGTCCTCGTCGCCAGCGACCGGGGAGCCGCCGGTGCGCTCGAGCGGGGACGCGCCGCGGGGGTTACCGCGGTGGCCATGGACAAGGCGCTCCGTACCAGCGGTCTCCTCTCGCTCCTGCAGGAACACGCGATCGACCTGGTGGTGCTGGCCGGCTACCTGCGCTTCGTCCCGGCCGAGGTGACGCGCGCCTTTCGCGGGCGGATGGTCAACATCCACCCTGCCCTCCTCCCCGCGTTCGGGGGGGAAGGGATGTACGGGCACCACGTCCACGAGGCGGTGATCGCCCGCGGGGCTCGCGTGACGGGCGCCACCGTGCACTTCGTGGACGAGGTGTACGACCACGGCCCCATCATCGCCCAGTGGCCCGTCCCCGTCTTCCCGCACGACACGGCCGCGGCGCTGGCGCAGCGGGTGCTGGAGGTGGAGCACGCGCTGTACCCGCGGGTGGTGCAGCACGTCGCCTCGGGGGACATATCGTTAGGCGATGACGGCCGGGTGGTCGGGGGGGAAGGGCGCGTGGCCCCATCCCGGTTCGCGCTCAGCGACACCCCGGGCGCCACGGTCGAGGGCATTCGGGCGATCCTCGGTTAG
- a CDS encoding mannose-6-phosphate isomerase has protein sequence MRAVNLAEKFSRFDDHWHPRVIGALNGQLVKVAKLKGEFDWHFHAHEDELFLVVQGTLRMQLRDREVTIGAGEFYIVPRGVEHRPVADEEVHVVLFEPESTRHTGNVVTERTRTALEWI, from the coding sequence ATGCGCGCCGTCAACCTCGCCGAGAAATTCTCCCGCTTCGATGACCATTGGCACCCCCGCGTCATCGGGGCCCTCAACGGCCAGCTGGTCAAGGTGGCCAAGCTCAAGGGCGAATTCGACTGGCACTTCCACGCGCATGAAGACGAGCTCTTCCTCGTGGTGCAGGGGACGCTGCGCATGCAGCTACGCGACCGCGAGGTGACGATCGGGGCCGGGGAGTTCTACATCGTCCCGCGCGGCGTCGAACATCGCCCGGTCGCCGACGAGGAGGTGCACGTGGTCCTCTTCGAGCCCGAGTCCACGCGACACACCGGCAACGTGGTGACCGAGCGAACGCGGACCGCGCTCGAGTGGATCTGA
- a CDS encoding L-seryl-tRNA(Sec) selenium transferase, whose translation MTDARRALPAIGVLLARRGVQALGEGAPRALLAEAARRAVADVREGRTPVPSDEAGWVARIAEVLHALQQPSLRAVFNATGVVLHTNLGRAPLAHAALEAINGTAAGACNLEYDIAEGRRGSRYAHCVALLCELTGAEDAIVVNNCAAALVLALNTFARDREAIVSRGELVEIGGSFRVPEIMARSGAALHEVGTTNRTHVDDYRAALGTATGALVKVHRSNFEITGFVAEATVRDLAPVAGTHGVPLLYDFGSGLMVDLSAHGLAGEPVARDGVRDGATLTMMSGDKLLGGPQAGIIVGRAEAVDACRRNPLCRALRVDKLTLAALEATLVLYRDPAAAMREVPVLAMLTAPADDIRARSESLGDALRAAGIPCDVVPAEATVGGGAFPAARIPSWAVALQGDALARDRQLRRGTEPVVGRIERDRLHLDLRSVPAALDLHLRRAIIGACAP comes from the coding sequence GTGACCGACGCGCGCCGCGCCCTCCCCGCCATCGGCGTCCTCCTGGCGCGCCGAGGGGTGCAGGCGCTCGGGGAAGGCGCCCCACGCGCGCTCCTCGCGGAGGCGGCCCGGCGCGCGGTGGCCGACGTGCGCGAGGGGCGCACTCCTGTCCCGTCCGACGAGGCGGGATGGGTGGCACGCATCGCGGAGGTACTGCACGCCCTGCAGCAGCCGTCGCTCCGCGCGGTGTTCAACGCGACCGGTGTCGTCCTCCATACCAACCTCGGGCGCGCCCCGCTGGCCCACGCCGCCCTCGAGGCCATCAACGGGACGGCCGCGGGCGCGTGCAACCTCGAGTACGACATTGCCGAGGGGCGGCGCGGGTCGCGATACGCGCACTGCGTCGCCCTCCTGTGCGAGCTGACCGGCGCCGAGGATGCGATCGTCGTCAACAACTGCGCGGCGGCGCTCGTCCTGGCGCTCAACACCTTCGCCCGCGACCGCGAAGCGATCGTGTCCCGGGGCGAGCTGGTCGAGATCGGGGGGAGCTTCCGCGTCCCGGAGATCATGGCGCGGAGCGGCGCCGCGCTGCACGAGGTGGGGACGACCAACCGCACGCACGTCGACGACTATCGCGCCGCGTTAGGCACCGCGACCGGGGCCCTGGTCAAGGTGCACCGCTCCAACTTCGAGATCACCGGCTTCGTCGCCGAGGCGACGGTGCGCGACCTCGCCCCGGTGGCCGGCACGCACGGCGTCCCCCTGCTCTACGACTTCGGGAGCGGGCTGATGGTCGACCTGTCCGCGCATGGCCTGGCGGGCGAGCCCGTGGCGCGCGACGGCGTGCGCGACGGCGCCACGCTGACCATGATGAGCGGCGACAAGCTCCTCGGCGGGCCGCAGGCCGGCATCATCGTCGGGCGCGCCGAGGCGGTCGACGCCTGCCGGCGCAACCCGCTCTGCCGCGCCCTTCGGGTGGACAAGCTCACCCTCGCCGCGCTCGAGGCCACGCTGGTGCTGTATCGCGACCCTGCCGCCGCCATGCGCGAAGTCCCGGTGCTGGCGATGCTGACGGCACCGGCCGACGACATCCGCGCGCGGTCGGAATCGTTGGGTGACGCCCTCCGCGCCGCCGGGATCCCCTGCGACGTCGTCCCTGCCGAGGCCACCGTGGGCGGCGGCGCCTTCCCGGCGGCGCGCATTCCGTCGTGGGCCGTCGCGCTCCAGGGCGATGCGCTGGCGCGCGATCGCCAGCTGCGTCGCGGGACGGAACCCGTGGTTGGACGCATCGAGCGCGACCGGCTTCACCTCGACCTCCGCTCCGTCCCGGCCGCGCTCGACCTCCATCTCCGTCGCGCCATCATCGGCGCGTGCGCGCCATGA